The following proteins come from a genomic window of Campylobacter concisus:
- the secY gene encoding preprotein translocase subunit SecY codes for MDKTLTNKILITLAFLFAYRILAYVPVPGVNVDVIKEFFNSNNSNALGLFNMFSGKAAERLSIISLGIMPYITASIIMELLAATFPKLGQMKKERDGMQKYMQIIRYATIVITLVQSIGVSIGLQSLSGRGGEQAIMIDINLFIAISAVSMLTGTMLLMWIGEQITQRGIGNGISLIIFAGIVSGIPSAIGGTINLVNTSEMNFLTVIAILAIILATIGAIIFVEMGERRIPISYSRKVIMENQNKRIMNYIPIKVNLSGVIPPIFASAILMFPSTILQASTNPIIQAINDFLSPNGYMFNFLTFLFIIFFAFFYASIVFNTKDISENLKKQGGFIPGVRPGESTASYLNEVAGRLTLGGALYLGIISTLPWVLVKTMGVPFYFGGTSVLIVVSVALDTMRRIEAQSYTNKYQTLSAVGL; via the coding sequence ATGGATAAAACACTGACCAACAAGATTTTAATCACGTTGGCATTTTTGTTCGCATACAGGATACTGGCTTATGTGCCAGTTCCTGGTGTTAATGTCGACGTAATTAAAGAATTCTTCAATTCAAATAATAGCAACGCCTTGGGCTTATTTAATATGTTTAGCGGTAAAGCTGCTGAGCGTTTAAGTATCATATCTCTGGGCATCATGCCTTACATTACAGCTTCGATCATCATGGAGCTTTTAGCAGCAACATTTCCAAAATTAGGTCAGATGAAAAAAGAGCGTGACGGTATGCAAAAATATATGCAAATCATACGTTATGCAACCATTGTTATCACTCTTGTACAATCAATCGGTGTTTCTATCGGACTTCAAAGCTTAAGCGGACGCGGTGGCGAGCAAGCTATCATGATAGATATAAATTTATTTATCGCGATCTCTGCTGTATCTATGTTAACTGGAACTATGCTACTTATGTGGATAGGCGAGCAGATCACACAGCGAGGTATAGGCAATGGCATAAGCCTTATCATCTTTGCTGGTATCGTCTCTGGTATACCTAGTGCGATCGGTGGGACTATAAATTTAGTAAATACCTCTGAGATGAATTTCCTAACAGTCATCGCTATTTTAGCGATTATTTTAGCTACCATTGGTGCTATTATATTTGTCGAGATGGGTGAAAGGCGTATCCCTATTTCTTACTCAAGAAAAGTGATAATGGAAAATCAAAACAAACGTATAATGAACTATATACCGATCAAAGTAAATTTAAGCGGTGTTATCCCACCGATATTTGCTAGTGCGATTTTGATGTTTCCAAGTACAATCTTGCAAGCTAGTACAAATCCAATCATCCAAGCTATCAACGACTTTTTAAGTCCAAATGGCTATATGTTTAACTTTTTAACATTTTTATTTATCATCTTCTTTGCGTTTTTCTATGCATCGATCGTATTTAACACAAAAGATATAAGTGAAAATTTAAAGAAACAAGGCGGATTTATTCCAGGTGTTAGACCAGGTGAGAGTACGGCTAGCTATCTAAATGAAGTAGCTGGTAGGCTAACTTTGGGCGGTGCTTTATATCTAGGCATCATCTCAACTCTGCCATGGGTGCTTGTAAAAACTATGGGTGTACCATTTTATTTTGGTGGCACGTCAGTACTTATCGTGGTCTCTGTCGCTCTGGATACTATGAGGCGTATAGAAGCTCAGTCTTATACAAACAAATACCAAACTCTAAGTGCAGTAGGTCTATAA